Genomic segment of Natrinema sp. HArc-T2:
TCAAACGGATTCGAGACGAATTATCAGTATTGTTGGACGATTTCAATAGAGGAACATTATTTGGAAATCCGATTGAACCTAGATATTTAGTTATCCTTGAAGCAATAATGGACTTTGGAATTCATCTTCGTGTTACTCGCGGTGAGGTGTATGAAGAACTGGAACCAATTGAGATGAAAGATAGAGTACAGCCGGATATTGATGATTATATTGACCGGGTAGTAAACCACAACTCGTTTCTCCGCAACACTTCAATCGGCATACTGAAACTAGTGTTCAGGAGAACATAATATAAATTTCATGCGCTGTCATTGAAGCAGTCCTCCCATATCAACGCCCTTTCCCGCGTACATTCCCTTAATCTCGACAGGGTCCAGCACGATGATACCTGTCTCGTCACGCGGACTAATTGGCTCCTGTAGTCGATTACCGTCGCCGTCCGTTGCCGGGTTAAACCACGAATATTTCACATTTCGCGGCCTACCCTCACGCTCGGCAATCCCTTGGAACTCGGTATAGGATGTCTGCAACAGCGGTAGTGTCGCCCGTCCGCTATCGTCAACCGGGGCGGCGGTCGGGAAGACACCTGCAGACATCACCCAGTCAACGTTCTCGAGTGGTTCGCCGTCTGGATCGACAACAACGACCTCGACGCCGCGGAACGCACCGGGGATCAGTATGCCACTCTCGACGAAGCGCTCTGCTTCCGTCGATAGCCGTTTCGGACATGGTCGTGCGCGGTTTTGCGTCTGATCACCGGCAATGTCGACGGCCCGCGTGGGCTGTGGTCGATCAGTGTCTGCCGTCGTCCCGACGATCGTCGTCGTCCGCGTCTCGACAGCTCGCTCGAGGTCGGTCGTCGGAGCGGTAGCGGTGTCGGCGGTGATCGGCATGTCGGCGCGGTCGTCGCTGCCGACAGTGCTGTCACCGACTGCCTGTTCAAACGTTGCCATCGGTTTAGTCCATCGCGATGCCGATCTGAGCGGTTCCGTGTGCCTTCAGCAGAGTGTACAGGTTGTTCGCGCTAGAATCCTGGATGGTATCCTCGTGGCTGGCATCGTCGCCGCTTTCCTCGAGGATCCAGAGGTCGTGTGTGCCGATGATGGCGTCGTTGCCGTCCCCGTTCTTGTATTGGGCCGAGCAAATGACGTTGTCCGTCGTGGTGTAGTTCGCGAAGTTGTTATCCGGGTTGACGATCCCCCGACCGTCATGCGTTGAACCCGATGTCTTGCCGGGCATTGCTGGGAGGAAATTGGTCCACCGTTGGGTGTGCCGGTTGTTGTAGTCGCGATCATACGACGTTCCGTGCCAGAGGGTCGAATACTGGCTTTCGCAGTTCGCTGCCGCGGTGTAGTCCCACGTCTTCGAAACCGATGCGAGTCCAACGCCATATCCGAGTCGCGTCCATCGCCGACGTTCCGATCGACGTAGAAGGCGAATCCAGCCGCGTCAACATACTCGAGATAATACGAGACAGAGTCGCTCATGCTCATACTCCTGCCGCCTCTGGTGTCGGGTGCGTAGAAATACTCGTCCCCGTAACCGTCACTGCCGGTTTCATTACGGACATCGTTGGCGTAGCGATCGGTCCACGTGGAGTTGCCTGAGTCCCACGTCAGACCGTGTTCCATCGTAATCCCGCCAGCGTAGCTGTTGTCAGAGACAACAATACGGAATTGCTCGCCCACCGCTGTCTCGAGGACGAAATAGTCGCCCGTCGCGAGCGTTGCCGCTCCCGCCGAACTATCGTCGACGATGCTCCAGTTGGTCATGCCGCCGACCTTGTCTCGAAGATCGGCGAGTGCGGTTCCCCAGTCGGTCGCGGTTGGTCCTTCGAATGTCATTTGTACGCTTTCACCTTGACCTGCGTGTCTGCTGTGCTGCTACTCTGCTTGCTAATCCAGACGCTCGAGGCACCGAGGCCGCCTTCTGGGCCGGCGTGGTATGGAGCATCCGAGGGTGCCAGTGGGATCTTGCGATACTCGCCCTCCGAGCGGAACGCGACGTAAACCGGTTCGTCGAACCCCCAGACAGTGACCGATGTCGCCGGATAGCCCCACTTGAGGCGGTTCTCTTCGGTCGTCGTCACTGGGAGCGGCTCTTCCGTCACGAAGTACGCCGCCTCCTGACTGTCGTCCGACTGCTGGTCGATCGCCTCAAGGGCGTTCTCGCCGCGCTGCTCGAGAAGTAAGGCGAGCAGCAGTCGGTTCGTATCGTCCTCGAGGATGTCGTCGGGCCACGACGTTGCCTCGAGGCCGTACTTCGCGAGGATACGCTCGACCTGGCTGTTGGGTCCGATCGTCGAGTTGCCGACCATCAGGTATCACCTTCTTTCTCGGTACCGCCGTCGGTCGCGACCGTCCGGACATCCCGGCGAAGGGCTTTCAGCGTCTCCGTGTGCTCGTGAATCGCATCGAGCCACTCGCTGCGCTCATCCCGTCGCTCGCCGCGTTCTTCCCGGTAGAGTTTCCACATGAGTAGGAACGCGACGGTTGGAAATCCGAACTGGTTGAGCAGGGTGAGCGGCTCCATCTTAGATCAGCCCTCCGGCGAAATCAGTCGCGCCGTCGATCATGTTGCCGCCGGCGTCGGTCGCACCGTCGACAAGATCCTGACCTGTGTCGACTGCTCCATCGACGGCGTTGCCGCCGTGGTTGACTGCACCGTCGACAACGTCGTCACCCGTCTCGACAGCCCCGTCGACGGCGTCGTCGCCAGTTGAGATCAGGCCACCGAAGAGGTCACCGCCGGCGTCGGTCGCACCGTCAGCAACGTCACCGACGAAGTCGCCAGCGCCGTCTGCGAGGTCTTTCGAGCCACCCCAGACGTCACCGACTGCACCGCCGAGTCCGCCGGCTGCGTCGGTCGTGCCACCCCAGATGTCGCCGATCGCACCGCCGACACCGCCTGCTGCCTCACCAGCGCCAGAGGCCGCGTTCAGCGCCCCGCCGAAGAGACTGTCGGCAGCGTCGCCGACGCCGTCTGCTGCTTGGCCCGGCCCGCGAGTCATGCTCAGGACGCGGTAGATCACGTAAGCGAAGGCAATCGCGCCGATCACCATCGCGATGTTGAAACCGCGGCTGTTCTCAGCCGCCTGCGTGACGTTATCCGAGACGTTGCTGACGGCCTCGGCTGCAGGCTCAGCGACATCACCGGCATTTTCCGCTAAGTCACCGGCTTTGTCCGCTGCCTCGCCAGCAGCGACCGCGGCTGCAGGTCCCGGCATTAGCTCACCTCCATGCCGATACTGTCCGTCGGGCTCGTCGCGACGATCAGGTCGACGAGCCACTTCGTGTGTTCTCCGATCATGCTCGAATCGTGACGAAGACCAGCAGCACCGCCTGCAGCGCCAGCAGGGCGATCATGATGTCGTCCTGCGTCCACTGGGTCCCGTAGACGAGCCGCTCGGTCGGGCTCGCCGGTGGCTGCTGAGACTGAGATTGGTTCGACGGGCTCGA
This window contains:
- a CDS encoding phage tail protein, coding for MPGPAAAVAAGEAADKAGDLAENAGDVAEPAAEAVSNVSDNVTQAAENSRGFNIAMVIGAIAFAYVIYRVLSMTRGPGQAADGVGDAADSLFGGALNAASGAGEAAGGVGGAIGDIWGGTTDAAGGLGGAVGDVWGGSKDLADGAGDFVGDVADGATDAGGDLFGGLISTGDDAVDGAVETGDDVVDGAVNHGGNAVDGAVDTGQDLVDGATDAGGNMIDGATDFAGGLI